One Candidatus Nitrotoga arctica genomic window, CGGCATACCCAAGTTGTAGCTAACAAATTCAAGACGCGCATATTTATTATGGCTCTCAATCGGAAAAATCGAATGGAATGCTGCCTGCAAGCCATCGTTGATGCGCTGCTCAGGCAACTGATCAGCCTGAAGAAAAGCACTGTAAGATTCTAGTTGTGTGGACAGCAAAAATGGTATCGGCAAAGCACCGATACGTTTCGCAAAACTTTTACGAATACGTTTTTTTTCAGTAAAAGAATAACTCATGATATCTCCACGACCGAGGGAAAAGACAATGAACAAAAAACGTTTTGTAGCTTGCTGTTCGTTATCTTCTTAAAACGGCAAAAGGCTGGCGGGCATCCGTCAGCCTTTCGACGCGCACAATAATTACTTGATTTCAGCAGTTGCACCAGCCTCAATCAATTGCTTCAGGATAGCGTCAGCGTCAGCCTTGTTCACACCTTCTTTCACTGCCTTCGGTGCACCGTCCACCAAATCCTTAGCTTCTTTTAGCCCAAGACCGGTAATCGTGCGAACCACTTTGATCACGTTCACCTTGCTGGCACCCGCAGAACTTAATATCACAGTAAATTCAGTTTGCTCAACCGCGGCGGCGGCATCAGCGGCAGCCGGCGCAGCAACTGCCACAGCGGCAGCAGACACGCCAAATTTCTCTTCCATTTCCTTGATCAATGCAGATAACTCCAACACGGTCATTTGTGCAATTGCGTCCAGAATGTCAGCCTTATTAACAGCCATATTGCTCTCCTAATGTTAATTCAAAAAATTTGATAAGAGCGTTAAGCGGCAGCCGTTTCGGCTTCCTTCTTATCGCGGATAGCAGCCAAGCCACGCACGAAAGTGCTGGTTGCAGCATTCATGGTCGCCATCAAACGTGCGATCAACTCATTCCGGCTCGGGATAGCAGCCAGCACAGCGACCTGCTCCGCAGACATCAAAGAACCCACCATTGCGCCTGCCTTGATTACCAATTTGCCGTTTGTCTTGGCAAACTCATGCACTATTTTCGCTGCCGCGACGGGATCAGCGCTAATACTGTAGATTAGCGGGCCAACCATTTTTTCCGCCAAAACCTCGAACGGAGTACCCTGTACAGCACGACGCGCCAATGTGTTTTTTAACACGCGAAAGTACACTCCAGACTTGCGTGCAGTGGCACGCAACTTGGTAATGTCGCTGACTGCAATGCCACGGTACTCCGCCAAGACAATAGTCTGAGCCTGCGTCACTTGTTCGTTAACTTCAGCTACTATTGCTTGTTTTTCTTGCAGATTAAGACCCAAATCATTCTCCATCTTCAATTGGAACACTAAACCGAGGCCCAGCGATCCACTGTTAACAACTGCGTCCTTAAGCCGGGGAAATAATATTATTCCTGCTCGCGGGCACACCATCTACGTAGGCGTCAGACAAAAGAGAGCGGAAACCTTGATCTTGCTACCGCCACACTAATGCCCCTTCATTAAACCCTATTGGGTGCCTACGGTCTTTGACAATCTGCCAATAAACCAGCAGCTCAAAGCTTATAAACAGCATGACAAATTAATCAATCATGCCGCACAATCTGTAGAAGACAATCGCCACATTTTCATAACTTATGGCCAAGAACAATAAAATTATCCTGCCAAACTGGCCTGCTCAATGCGAATACCCACACCCATGGTACTGGAGACAGAGATTTTCTTTAGGTACACGCCCTTAGCGGCAGCTGGTCTAGCCTTGTTTAAGGCATCAACCAACGCCAATAAATTTTCACGCAGTGCTTCCGGCGCAAACGAAGCTCGTCCAATGGTGCACTGCACAACGCCATTCTTGTCGGTGCGGTATTGCACTTGACCAGCCTTGGCATTCCTAACGGCACCCGCCACATCAACGGAAACCGTACCCACTTTAGGATTAGGCATCAAGCCACGCGGACCAAGAATTTGCCCTAATTGGCCAACAATACGCATAGCATCAGGAGAGGCTATCACCACATCGAAATCCATATTGCCAGCCTTGATGCTTTCCGCCAAGTCCTCGAAACCTACTACATCCGCACCAGCAGACTTGGCTTCCT contains:
- the rplL gene encoding 50S ribosomal protein L7/L12, which encodes MAVNKADILDAIAQMTVLELSALIKEMEEKFGVSAAAVAVAAPAAADAAAAVEQTEFTVILSSAGASKVNVIKVVRTITGLGLKEAKDLVDGAPKAVKEGVNKADADAILKQLIEAGATAEIK
- the rplJ gene encoding 50S ribosomal protein L10, which gives rise to MGLNLQEKQAIVAEVNEQVTQAQTIVLAEYRGIAVSDITKLRATARKSGVYFRVLKNTLARRAVQGTPFEVLAEKMVGPLIYSISADPVAAAKIVHEFAKTNGKLVIKAGAMVGSLMSAEQVAVLAAIPSRNELIARLMATMNAATSTFVRGLAAIRDKKEAETAAA
- the rplA gene encoding 50S ribosomal protein L1, with translation MSHISKRYKALVAKVDRNKLYAMNDALNLAKETAKAKFDESIDIAINLGIDARKSDQLVRGAVVLPKGTGKTVRIAVFAQGAKAEEAKSAGADVVGFEDLAESIKAGNMDFDVVIASPDAMRIVGQLGQILGPRGLMPNPKVGTVSVDVAGAVRNAKAGQVQYRTDKNGVVQCTIGRASFAPEALRENLLALVDALNKARPAAAKGVYLKKISVSSTMGVGIRIEQASLAG